The following proteins are co-located in the Telopea speciosissima isolate NSW1024214 ecotype Mountain lineage chromosome 9, Tspe_v1, whole genome shotgun sequence genome:
- the LOC122638722 gene encoding trans-resveratrol di-O-methyltransferase-like, producing the protein MDLIEKESGEELFHAQAHIWNHIFGFINSMSLGCAVQLGIPDIVHNHPQPITLSELVMKLAIPKTKTACLFRLMRLLVHSGFFATREVCKYQEEEEEGYVLTPSSRILLKDNAKSMSPFLRAMLDPILLTPWNFLSAWFQGDGLNPFETAHGRNLWDYAGEDNEFNKFFNEAMASDARLVMSVVVTECKVVFEGLKSLIDVGGGTGTVAKTIAETFPSLKCSVFDLPHVVATLEGNENLNYIAGDMFESIPHADAVLLKWILHDWNDEQCIKILKGCKEAISGGEPLC; encoded by the exons ATGGATCTCATTGAGAAAGAGAGTGGGGAGGAGTTGTTCCATGCTCAAGCTCATATATGGAACCATATATTTGGCTTCATAAACTCTATGTCCCTTGGATGTGCAGTTCAGCTAGGTATACCAGACATTGTTCACAACCATCCCCAACCCATCACCCTCTCTGAACTGGTCATGAAGCTTGCCATCCCAAAGACCAAGACTGCTTGTCTGTTTCGCCTCATGCGCTTATTGGTGCACTCTGGTTTCTTTGCAACTCGAGAAGTCTGCAAAtatcaggaagaagaagaagaaggatatgtGCTCACACCTTCTTCTAGGATTCTCCTTAAGGATAATGCCAAGAGTATGTCACCCTTCTTGCGAGCAATGCTTGATCCGATATTGTTGACTCCTTGGAATTTCCTTAGTGCATGGTTCCAGGGAGATGGTCTTAATCCATTTGAGACCGCACATGGGAGGAACTTGTGGGACTATGCAGGTGAAGACAATGAGTTTAACAAATTCTTCAACGAAGCAATGGCAAGCGATGCTAGATTGGTGATGAGTGTGGTTGTTACAGAGTGCAAAGTTGTGTTTGAAGGGTTAAAGTCATTGATTGATGTAGGAGGTGGGACAGGAACTGTGGCCAAGACCATTGCTGAAACCTTCCCAAGCTTGAAATGTTCAGTGTTTGACCTACCACATGTGGTTGCTACTTTGGAAGGCAATGAGAACCTAAATTATATTGCAGGTGACATGTTTGAATCCATCCCTCACGCAGATGCAGTTCTGCTCAAG TGGATTCTGCATGACTGGAATGATGAGCAATGCATAAAGATATTGAAGGGATGCAAAGAAGCGATCTCTGGAGGGGAACCTCTTTGTTGA